A region of Nostoc sp. 'Peltigera membranacea cyanobiont' N6 DNA encodes the following proteins:
- a CDS encoding DUF6760 family protein, with amino-acid sequence MFSRARTSGGVVSYPSDTLYEEVAFIAYHFHWSQDDILNLEHTTRQRWVAEINKINQKLI; translated from the coding sequence ATTTTCAGTCGAGCTAGAACTAGCGGGGGAGTCGTAAGCTACCCCTCTGATACTTTATATGAGGAGGTAGCTTTTATTGCTTATCATTTCCACTGGTCACAAGATGATATTTTAAATTTAGAACATACTACCCGTCAGCGATGGGTGGCAGAAATCAATAAAATTAACCAAAAATTAATATGA